One Falsibacillus pallidus genomic window carries:
- a CDS encoding PspA/IM30 family protein, with product MGSLFFRIKNSIEADLHDLLDQKEQKNPIAVLNQYLRQCEAEVEKTRKLVERQYLLKEEFVKEHHIAVEMAEKRKYQAEVAEKAGEQELHDFAQKEQLQYEERANALSASLQKASAQLNELERKYESMKHKLKDMNLKRLELMGRENIVRAHHQMNKVLDQSAASAGSNAHFNEMENYLDSLEQKVNSAYYRETIEAKIALLEKEAKNKETHTIS from the coding sequence ATGGGCAGCTTATTTTTCAGAATCAAAAATTCAATTGAGGCAGATTTGCATGATCTGCTTGATCAAAAAGAGCAGAAAAATCCCATTGCTGTGTTAAACCAATACCTTCGCCAATGTGAAGCAGAAGTCGAAAAGACAAGAAAGCTGGTTGAACGACAATATTTATTGAAAGAAGAGTTTGTAAAAGAGCATCATATAGCGGTGGAAATGGCGGAAAAGAGAAAGTATCAGGCAGAAGTGGCCGAAAAGGCAGGAGAGCAGGAGCTTCATGACTTTGCACAGAAAGAGCAGCTTCAGTATGAAGAACGGGCAAATGCGCTCTCAGCATCCTTACAGAAAGCCTCTGCCCAGCTGAATGAGCTTGAAAGAAAATATGAAAGCATGAAACATAAATTGAAAGACATGAACTTAAAGCGACTTGAGTTGATGGGCAGGGAAAATATCGTGAGAGCCCACCATCAAATGAACAAAGTGCTGGATCAATCAGCAGCATCTGCGGGGTCCAATGCTCACTTCAACGAAATGGAAAATTACTTGGACAGCCTGGAGCAGAAAGTGAACAGTGCTTATTACCGTGAAACGATTGAGGCGAAAATCGCTCTGCTAGAAAAAGAAGCAAAAAATAAAGAAACTCATACTATTTCGTAG
- the liaF gene encoding cell wall-active antibiotics response protein LiaF: MMDKIKGDELSWIILIGILLLVFELSFHNGDAIFSLFVSGVLIYLGRKKRRDGKKRNFLFWIGIIILIVTIFNLITFRLLIIAIIGYVLIQFWMSKKRPEVIAPKINLEKTPIHQEKGFIKNPYIRNQWFGSQSTPDHSYEWEDINIQTGIGDTIIDLSNTVLPAGESIILIKNIVGNVKVLVPYETEVSIHHSVIAGSVSIFENEEPSVFNYCVQYRSEGFEMAGQRVKILTSMLVGNLEVKRS; encoded by the coding sequence ATGATGGATAAGATTAAAGGGGATGAGCTGAGCTGGATCATCCTTATCGGAATATTGCTCCTCGTTTTTGAACTTTCCTTCCATAATGGGGACGCCATTTTTTCTTTGTTTGTTTCAGGTGTCCTTATTTACCTCGGAAGGAAAAAACGGAGAGACGGCAAAAAAAGGAACTTTCTTTTTTGGATCGGAATCATCATTCTGATTGTGACCATTTTCAATCTGATCACCTTCAGACTGCTGATCATTGCCATCATCGGATATGTACTTATTCAATTTTGGATGTCCAAAAAGAGGCCAGAGGTAATCGCTCCGAAAATCAACTTGGAGAAGACGCCGATTCATCAAGAAAAAGGCTTTATTAAGAACCCGTACATCCGAAATCAGTGGTTCGGATCCCAGTCGACGCCGGATCATTCCTATGAATGGGAAGATATCAACATACAGACGGGCATCGGAGATACCATCATCGACCTGAGCAACACCGTTCTGCCGGCTGGAGAATCAATCATATTGATTAAGAATATCGTAGGGAATGTAAAGGTGCTCGTGCCATACGAAACGGAGGTCAGCATCCACCATTCCGTCATTGCAGGTTCTGTATCCATTTTCGAGAACGAGGAGCCGTCCGTTTTTAACTACTGCGTCCAATACCGTTCTGAAGGCTTTGAAATGGCAGGGCAGCGCGTGAAGATATTGACCTCTATGCTCGTCGGGAATCTAGAGGTGAAGAGATCATGA
- a CDS encoding TetR/AcrR family transcriptional regulator, whose protein sequence is MKEKEKLIIETGIKLFATKGFTATSIQEIATECSISKGAFYLYFKSKEALLLAIFEYYYSRIQERVKEIDNQPLQPRERFVKQIHCHYDEISKHKEFIIMQVREHAIPFNEAIETFIRNMRVSSNLYYQRILMEIYGDAITPYIWDMTVMLQGIFHSFLELIIFEVTELNLDHLSHYLLKRADDLVKGLTGSDPEKEKPILSTDAMNKLLAEKVLHPQKTKRDLLAAIDDAKERFYDHPKKEDITITLEVLEEEIKREESRAPVIQGMLANFSSFPELTDLKSLIEEFFFAEKK, encoded by the coding sequence ATGAAGGAAAAGGAAAAATTAATCATAGAAACAGGAATCAAGCTGTTTGCCACAAAAGGCTTTACCGCTACTTCCATACAAGAAATCGCGACAGAATGCAGTATTTCAAAAGGCGCCTTCTATTTATATTTCAAATCAAAAGAAGCACTGCTATTAGCCATTTTCGAATATTACTATTCCCGCATCCAAGAGCGCGTGAAAGAAATTGATAATCAGCCGCTCCAACCACGGGAACGCTTCGTCAAACAAATCCATTGCCACTATGATGAAATCAGCAAGCATAAAGAATTTATCATCATGCAGGTAAGGGAGCATGCAATCCCCTTCAATGAAGCAATCGAAACATTCATCCGTAATATGCGGGTAAGTTCCAATCTTTACTACCAAAGGATTCTGATGGAGATCTACGGCGATGCCATCACGCCATACATATGGGACATGACTGTCATGCTGCAGGGAATCTTCCATTCTTTCCTTGAACTGATCATCTTCGAAGTCACAGAACTTAATCTTGATCATCTTTCCCATTACCTCTTAAAGAGGGCAGATGATTTGGTCAAAGGATTGACAGGGAGTGATCCTGAAAAAGAAAAACCAATCCTGTCGACAGATGCCATGAACAAGCTGCTGGCTGAAAAAGTGCTTCATCCGCAAAAAACTAAGAGAGACTTATTAGCTGCCATTGATGATGCAAAAGAGAGATTTTATGACCACCCTAAAAAAGAAGATATCACTATTACTCTTGAGGTTCTGGAAGAGGAAATCAAGCGGGAAGAGTCCAGAGCTCCAGTAATCCAGGGAATGCTGGCTAATTTCAGCTCTTTCCCTGAGCTCACTGATTTGAAAAGTCTTATTGAAGAATTCTTTTTTGCAGAAAAAAAATAA
- the hpaB gene encoding 4-hydroxyphenylacetate 3-monooxygenase, oxygenase component, producing the protein MGIVTGAEFIRRIDQLNNEVWINGEKVQGKISEHQAFKGILKSKASLYDMQHMPSHREFLTYREPKKGSLANFSFKCPVSKQDLIERRKATELWASANAGLMGRSPDYINSAIMSLGAASKLLGTNNPEFGKNIEKLLENAIQNDLSFTHTFINPQTNRSVSYFEGEDDVIAARVVDETPEGIVIKGARLLATQGGITDELLVLPAGGNFIDESYIYGFIIPSNTPGLKFLCRESFVYSDSSFDHPLSTRFEEIDSIVVFDNVLVPWDKVFLYKDLNVAFAMSQEVDMFTLLSYQAVTRQVVKTEFLLGLAEKMIQTINISEHQHVKEKCSEIIVNLEIMKALLLASETNCSFNEWGMMTPDANPLNAAIIYYPKIYPRMVEILHLLGASGLISIPGEKDFNSEIIRPELDKYLQGAASTAEERVKIYRLAWDLTMSAFGSRQTLYERFFFGDPIKLSTSLYNGYDKNRFVDMVKEFLK; encoded by the coding sequence ATGGGGATTGTGACAGGAGCTGAATTCATCAGACGCATCGATCAGCTGAATAACGAGGTATGGATCAATGGAGAAAAAGTTCAAGGGAAGATTTCCGAACACCAAGCTTTTAAAGGAATATTAAAGAGCAAAGCTTCTCTTTACGATATGCAGCATATGCCAAGCCATCGGGAATTCCTGACATACAGGGAGCCAAAAAAAGGATCACTCGCCAACTTCTCCTTTAAATGTCCTGTCTCAAAACAGGATCTGATTGAAAGACGGAAGGCAACGGAATTATGGGCATCGGCAAATGCAGGATTGATGGGACGATCTCCTGACTATATTAATTCTGCCATCATGTCTCTCGGAGCTGCCTCCAAATTGTTGGGGACGAACAACCCTGAATTCGGCAAGAACATCGAAAAGCTTTTGGAAAATGCCATACAAAACGATTTATCCTTCACACATACCTTCATCAACCCGCAGACAAATCGTTCAGTTTCCTACTTTGAAGGGGAGGATGATGTCATCGCTGCACGTGTTGTGGACGAAACACCAGAGGGCATCGTCATCAAAGGGGCTCGCCTTCTCGCCACACAGGGGGGGATCACAGATGAACTGCTTGTCCTTCCGGCTGGCGGCAATTTCATTGATGAATCCTACATATACGGGTTCATCATCCCTTCAAATACACCCGGCTTAAAATTTTTGTGCCGCGAGTCTTTTGTCTATTCGGATTCTTCTTTTGATCATCCGCTCTCCACACGGTTTGAGGAGATTGATTCCATCGTTGTTTTCGATAACGTGCTCGTCCCTTGGGATAAGGTCTTTTTATATAAGGATTTGAATGTTGCATTTGCCATGAGCCAGGAAGTGGATATGTTCACCCTCCTTTCCTACCAGGCTGTCACCCGCCAGGTGGTGAAAACGGAGTTCCTGCTCGGACTTGCAGAGAAGATGATTCAGACAATCAATATCAGTGAGCATCAGCATGTAAAAGAAAAATGCAGCGAAATCATCGTAAATTTAGAAATTATGAAAGCTTTGCTTCTGGCCTCGGAGACGAATTGTTCGTTCAATGAATGGGGAATGATGACGCCTGATGCAAATCCCCTCAATGCTGCGATCATTTACTATCCAAAAATTTATCCGCGGATGGTGGAAATCCTTCATTTGCTTGGAGCGAGCGGACTGATTTCCATTCCAGGGGAAAAGGATTTCAATTCGGAGATTATCCGGCCGGAGCTTGATAAATATTTGCAGGGTGCTGCCTCTACGGCCGAGGAGCGTGTGAAGATATACCGGCTGGCTTGGGACTTGACGATGAGCGCATTCGGCTCAAGACAGACGTTGTATGAAAGGTTCTTCTTCGGGGATCCGATAAAATTATCGACCTCCCTCTATAATGGCTACGATAAAAACCGCTTCGTGGATATGGTAAAGGAATTTTTGAAGTGA
- a CDS encoding sensor histidine kinase, which produces MSVIQRQILFGLMISVLLFIGLSIVFFLAFPLEDWSLIWTRKIMDLPFVMVVPTLSLLIGIGAGLFSGISWSRQFKSVKEELTQVLSGHIAKKKEPIKITELASIEQQVDRVKNHIIEQTKLSQKLATEKAEDQEKRIQEIVSQERNRLARELHDSVSQQLFAASMMMSAITEYPRPADSPETKQLKMVEQMIQQSQLEMRALLLHLRPAALKGKSLEEGIRELLEELVQKVPMDIQWKVEPLELDKGIEDHLFRILQESVSNTLRHSKASSLDVLLIERDQLIILRISDNGVGFNVEKEKAGSYGLQNMHERALEIGGTLKIVSLQNKGTRLEVRVPKITIEGDNHD; this is translated from the coding sequence ATGAGTGTGATTCAACGTCAGATTCTATTCGGATTGATGATCTCTGTCCTCCTTTTTATCGGCTTATCAATCGTGTTTTTTCTTGCTTTTCCATTAGAAGATTGGTCATTGATTTGGACCAGGAAAATTATGGATCTGCCATTTGTCATGGTCGTTCCTACTTTAAGTTTATTAATCGGCATCGGTGCCGGATTGTTCTCTGGAATCTCGTGGAGCAGACAATTCAAATCCGTTAAAGAAGAATTAACCCAAGTGCTAAGCGGCCATATAGCCAAAAAGAAAGAACCTATCAAAATCACTGAACTGGCCTCAATAGAACAGCAAGTGGATAGAGTGAAAAATCATATCATTGAACAGACAAAGCTTTCCCAAAAGCTTGCAACCGAGAAGGCAGAGGATCAGGAGAAGCGCATCCAGGAAATCGTCTCCCAAGAACGCAATCGCCTGGCAAGGGAACTTCATGATTCCGTCAGTCAGCAATTGTTCGCCGCATCCATGATGATGTCAGCCATCACCGAATATCCCCGTCCAGCAGATTCACCTGAAACGAAGCAGTTGAAAATGGTAGAGCAGATGATCCAGCAGTCTCAGCTGGAAATGAGGGCACTTCTCCTGCACCTCCGTCCGGCCGCATTAAAAGGAAAATCGCTGGAGGAAGGAATCAGGGAGCTGCTTGAAGAATTAGTTCAAAAAGTCCCCATGGATATTCAATGGAAAGTCGAACCACTTGAATTGGATAAGGGGATTGAAGACCACCTCTTCAGGATCCTCCAGGAATCGGTCTCTAATACGCTCCGTCATTCCAAAGCCTCGAGTCTTGACGTCCTGCTTATCGAAAGGGATCAGCTGATCATTCTTCGCATCTCGGACAACGGAGTCGGCTTTAATGTTGAAAAAGAAAAAGCTGGGTCCTACGGTCTTCAAAATATGCATGAACGGGCATTGGAAATCGGCGGTACACTGAAGATTGTCAGTTTGCAAAATAAAGGGACGCGCCTGGAAGTGAGAGTCCCGAAGATTACGATAGAAGGTGATAATCATGATTAG
- a CDS encoding flagellar basal body rod protein, whose protein sequence is MKKIGLLLVGGIAGIVLLTHVGPLVGLAVSLVILYYAFKRFMRADSTFKKILWASIGVIALLASASNVPAILGIAAAWVLFLVYKNWNGQKENRTDKHDPFANFEREWAQLKK, encoded by the coding sequence ATGAAAAAAATTGGTCTTCTATTAGTCGGAGGTATCGCGGGGATTGTGCTTTTGACACACGTCGGTCCGCTTGTCGGGCTGGCAGTGAGCCTGGTGATCCTGTACTACGCATTCAAGAGGTTCATGAGAGCGGATTCCACGTTTAAAAAAATCCTCTGGGCCAGCATCGGGGTCATTGCCCTTTTAGCTTCTGCTTCCAATGTACCGGCGATTTTAGGAATTGCAGCTGCATGGGTGCTATTTCTGGTCTATAAAAACTGGAACGGGCAAAAAGAAAATCGTACAGATAAACACGATCCATTTGCAAATTTCGAACGCGAATGGGCTCAACTGAAAAAGTAA
- a CDS encoding polysaccharide biosynthesis protein encodes MNTFLRGSILLIAVAFAGECLEFFINMVLAKEIGAHGMGLYMSIMPFIFLVVVIASLELPISISKMIAEKEEKYHKSMLGHAFKFALYSTIAFSLAALAVFPAIPVFNHYHPILRWLLLALIPVISISSVARGYFMGIQQMGKIAAANFLRKFLQLVFLVYLYKWFDFTMEKALLVAICTLIGSELVILIYLMIAYFIQYQDIKKRKVHHHTEGKVVRKDLLAVSVPTTALRIFHALTAAVQPFLIKTALMHAGLTETMSTEQFGILTGVAFTIGFFPAFIAHSLLIILIPTVSEHYSKRNREALQSLLQKVLIFTFLYGVPAILLFSFEGERLTQLFFHSSDAEYYLQLLWPFFLFHYFITPMQAFLIGLGLVKDAFFHSVIATVVTFTMIYIMGAMPSLQMNGIILAMNSGALLLCLLHYATICKKIEMPMFFGRLFNDYSRR; translated from the coding sequence ATGAATACATTCTTAAGGGGTTCCATCCTATTGATCGCTGTGGCATTTGCGGGCGAATGCCTTGAATTTTTCATTAATATGGTTCTGGCAAAGGAAATCGGGGCGCATGGGATGGGTTTATATATGTCCATAATGCCTTTTATTTTTTTGGTGGTCGTCATTGCTTCCCTCGAACTGCCCATCTCCATTTCCAAAATGATTGCCGAGAAAGAAGAGAAGTACCATAAAAGCATGCTCGGACATGCTTTTAAATTTGCGCTGTATTCCACCATTGCATTCAGCTTGGCTGCGCTTGCGGTATTTCCCGCCATTCCTGTCTTCAACCACTATCATCCGATTTTAAGGTGGCTTCTTCTGGCGTTGATTCCTGTCATATCGATCTCTTCTGTTGCAAGGGGCTACTTCATGGGCATCCAGCAGATGGGGAAGATTGCAGCGGCAAACTTTTTGCGGAAATTCCTCCAGCTGGTATTCTTAGTCTATTTGTATAAATGGTTTGATTTCACAATGGAAAAAGCGCTTCTGGTAGCGATATGCACGTTGATCGGGTCTGAGCTGGTCATTCTCATCTATTTGATGATTGCTTATTTCATTCAATACCAAGATATCAAAAAGCGAAAAGTCCATCACCATACAGAAGGGAAGGTCGTCAGGAAGGATCTGCTTGCAGTGTCAGTACCAACGACGGCTCTTCGGATTTTTCATGCGCTGACAGCGGCTGTGCAGCCTTTCTTGATCAAAACCGCCCTGATGCATGCAGGATTGACCGAAACCATGTCCACTGAACAATTTGGAATCCTCACAGGGGTGGCGTTCACCATAGGCTTCTTTCCAGCATTCATCGCCCATTCACTCCTAATCATTTTGATCCCAACCGTTTCAGAACATTATTCGAAACGAAACAGGGAGGCGCTTCAAAGCCTGCTGCAAAAAGTGCTGATCTTTACTTTTTTATACGGCGTCCCGGCCATCCTCTTGTTTTCCTTTGAGGGGGAGCGGCTGACGCAGCTGTTTTTCCATTCGTCCGATGCTGAATATTACCTGCAGCTGCTTTGGCCATTTTTCTTATTCCATTATTTCATCACGCCGATGCAGGCTTTCCTAATCGGACTTGGTTTGGTGAAGGATGCCTTCTTCCATTCCGTCATTGCGACGGTCGTCACATTTACCATGATCTATATAATGGGGGCAATGCCGTCCCTGCAAATGAACGGGATCATTCTGGCGATGAATTCAGGGGCGCTTCTCCTGTGTCTGCTGCATTACGCAACCATCTGCAAAAAAATCGAAATGCCCATGTTCTTCGGCCGGCTGTTCAATGACTATTCAAGAAGATAA
- a CDS encoding efflux RND transporter permease subunit encodes MNSIINFSLKNKFAIWLITMIIAAAGLYSGFNMKLETIPNITTPIITVTTVYPGATPSEVADKISKPLEQRIKGLNGVKMVSSTSYQNASAIQIEYNFEKNMDDAENEVKEALGDISLPDGVKDPDVSRLSFNAFPIMALSASNDSQSLAKLTKETERDILPVLEGIDGVSSVQISGQQLEEAEIVFKQDKLKALGMDEETVKNFIKGSNVSFPLGLFTFSDTEKSVVVDGKVASLDDLKNIKIPVIPSAGSAGQGGQASAGSAMKGAGGQNGSAQQPQGTVGQKAGMPNAAQGSAAAIKLPTVPLKDIADIKFTGKAESISRTNGKESIGIQIVKASDANTVDVANEVKKQIKELEKTHDGLDIVTTFDQGKPIEKSVSTMLNKAIFGALFAVIIIMLFLRDFKTTIISIISIPLSLLIAVLLLKQMDITLNIMTLGAMTVAIGRVIDDSIVVIENIYRRMSLKDETLKGGVLIREATKEMFKPIASSTIVTIAVFLPLGLVKGMIGELFLPFALTIVFSLLASLLVAVTIVPMMAHALFKKGVKKKPHREDKPSKLTRGYKRALTWSLNHKIITSIIAVLMLAGSLALLPVVGVSFLSSEEDKMVIATFKPDPGQTLEEVEKAAEKAQSYFEKQKYATTIQYSVGGENPMNPGSSNNALFYVSYKDDTPDFEKEKEKVIKDLQKTTDIGTWESQSFGGGGASNKISLYVYGENMKEIEPVVNKGEKAMKGLKDFKNVDSSMSETYDEYTLSVDQEKLSQYGLTPAQVGMALSPQRQRPVLTTVIKDGEEVNVYLGVEKSNYKNIDDLTSKKIQSPLGMQISVKDIAEVKEGKTSNTISRRDGRIFVEVSGEPTTKDVSKASASLQKEVDKIDVPSNMEISMGGVTEDIKESFTQLGLAMLAAIAIVYLILVITFGGGLAPFAILFSLPFTVIGGVLGLLISGETLSISAMIGALMLIGIVVTNAIVLIDRVIHKEQEGLSTREALLEAGMTRLRPILMTAIATIGALLPLALGLEGSGFISKGLGVTVIGGLTSSTLLTLLIVPIVYETIGKFRKKKKRRTREFDL; translated from the coding sequence ATGAACAGCATTATCAATTTTTCGCTAAAGAATAAATTCGCCATATGGCTTATTACAATGATTATTGCGGCGGCCGGTCTTTATTCTGGCTTTAATATGAAGCTCGAAACGATTCCGAATATCACAACGCCGATTATTACAGTGACTACGGTGTATCCAGGAGCTACGCCATCTGAAGTTGCAGATAAAATCTCTAAGCCTCTTGAACAGAGAATCAAAGGCTTAAATGGAGTGAAGATGGTCAGCTCAACCTCTTATCAAAATGCGTCTGCCATTCAGATTGAATATAATTTTGAAAAGAATATGGATGATGCTGAAAATGAGGTGAAGGAAGCTCTTGGGGACATCAGTCTTCCAGATGGTGTAAAGGATCCCGATGTTTCCAGACTAAGCTTCAATGCATTTCCAATCATGGCTTTAAGTGCTTCGAATGATAGCCAATCACTGGCCAAATTGACAAAAGAAACTGAGAGGGACATCCTGCCTGTGCTAGAAGGCATCGATGGTGTTTCCTCCGTGCAGATTTCCGGCCAGCAGCTGGAAGAAGCAGAAATCGTATTTAAACAGGATAAGTTGAAAGCATTGGGAATGGACGAGGAAACCGTCAAAAATTTCATAAAGGGATCCAACGTGTCCTTCCCGCTTGGCCTTTTCACGTTTTCAGATACGGAAAAATCCGTTGTGGTCGATGGAAAAGTTGCCTCTTTGGATGATTTGAAAAATATTAAAATCCCTGTCATTCCTTCAGCGGGCTCTGCAGGACAAGGTGGACAAGCTTCAGCAGGCTCTGCAATGAAAGGTGCCGGCGGGCAAAATGGGTCTGCGCAGCAGCCTCAAGGCACGGTTGGCCAAAAAGCGGGAATGCCAAATGCAGCTCAAGGGTCAGCGGCTGCTATTAAATTGCCGACTGTACCTTTAAAAGATATTGCTGATATTAAATTCACCGGGAAAGCAGAATCCATTTCACGTACCAATGGAAAAGAGTCCATCGGGATTCAAATTGTGAAGGCTTCTGATGCGAACACGGTGGATGTGGCAAACGAAGTTAAGAAGCAAATTAAAGAACTCGAAAAAACACATGACGGCCTCGATATTGTAACGACGTTCGATCAAGGTAAGCCGATTGAAAAATCAGTAAGCACAATGCTGAACAAAGCGATCTTTGGCGCATTGTTTGCTGTCATTATCATCATGCTGTTCTTAAGGGATTTTAAAACGACGATCATCTCGATCATCTCGATCCCGCTGTCATTATTGATTGCTGTCCTTCTGTTGAAGCAGATGGATATCACATTGAATATCATGACGCTTGGTGCAATGACCGTAGCAATTGGACGGGTCATCGATGACTCGATCGTTGTCATTGAGAATATTTACAGGCGGATGTCATTGAAGGATGAAACGCTAAAAGGCGGCGTCCTAATCAGAGAAGCAACAAAGGAAATGTTTAAGCCGATTGCTTCTTCTACAATCGTGACTATCGCGGTATTCCTGCCGCTCGGCTTAGTGAAAGGCATGATAGGGGAACTGTTCCTGCCGTTTGCTTTGACCATCGTCTTTTCACTTTTGGCATCCCTTCTTGTTGCCGTGACGATTGTTCCGATGATGGCGCATGCGCTGTTTAAAAAAGGCGTGAAGAAAAAGCCTCACAGGGAAGATAAGCCAAGCAAATTGACAAGAGGATACAAACGGGCACTGACGTGGTCCCTCAATCATAAAATCATTACTTCTATCATTGCTGTTTTGATGCTCGCAGGAAGTTTAGCGCTTCTGCCAGTCGTCGGCGTCAGCTTCTTGTCTTCTGAAGAAGATAAGATGGTCATCGCGACATTCAAGCCTGATCCGGGTCAGACGCTTGAAGAAGTGGAAAAAGCGGCGGAAAAAGCTCAGAGCTACTTTGAGAAACAAAAGTATGCAACAACGATCCAGTACTCGGTCGGAGGGGAGAACCCGATGAATCCGGGCAGCTCGAATAATGCATTATTCTACGTGTCTTATAAAGACGACACGCCAGACTTTGAAAAAGAGAAAGAAAAAGTTATCAAAGACCTGCAGAAAACGACGGACATAGGGACCTGGGAATCCCAAAGCTTTGGAGGCGGGGGCGCTTCCAATAAGATCTCCCTATACGTTTACGGAGAGAATATGAAGGAAATCGAACCTGTTGTGAACAAAGGCGAGAAAGCCATGAAAGGGCTGAAGGACTTTAAGAACGTCGACTCCAGCATGTCTGAAACGTATGATGAATACACGCTTTCTGTCGACCAGGAAAAGCTGAGCCAGTATGGCCTGACTCCCGCTCAGGTAGGAATGGCATTGAGCCCGCAGCGCCAGCGCCCTGTCTTGACCACTGTCATCAAAGATGGGGAAGAGGTCAACGTCTATCTTGGGGTTGAAAAGAGCAATTACAAAAATATAGATGATTTGACAAGCAAGAAAATCCAGTCGCCTCTTGGAATGCAAATCTCTGTAAAAGATATTGCAGAGGTGAAGGAAGGAAAGACTTCCAATACCATTTCACGCAGGGACGGCCGGATATTTGTAGAAGTGAGCGGAGAGCCGACCACGAAGGATGTGTCGAAAGCTTCAGCCAGCCTGCAGAAAGAAGTCGATAAGATCGATGTCCCTTCCAACATGGAGATTTCCATGGGCGGGGTGACAGAAGATATTAAAGAATCCTTTACACAGCTTGGTCTGGCCATGCTCGCAGCGATTGCGATCGTGTACCTGATTCTCGTTATCACATTCGGTGGAGGATTGGCGCCGTTTGCCATCCTATTCTCCCTGCCATTTACGGTCATCGGCGGCGTTCTTGGCTTGCTGATATCAGGAGAAACGTTGAGCATTTCCGCAATGATCGGCGCATTGATGCTGATTGGAATTGTAGTCACGAACGCCATTGTCTTGATTGACAGGGTTATTCATAAAGAGCAGGAAGGCTTATCCACCAGAGAGGCACTGCTGGAGGCTGGAATGACTCGTTTGCGCCCAATCCTGATGACGGCGATTGCCACAATCGGTGCATTGCTTCCGTTGGCACTCGGATTGGAAGGCAGCGGCTTCATCTCGAAAGGCCTCGGTGTGACTGTAATCGGAGGATTGACAAGTTCAACCTTGCTTACACTACTCATTGTACCGATCGTATACGAGACCATTGGCAAATTCAGAAAGAAAAAGAAACGTCGAACTCGAGAATTCGACCTGTAA
- a CDS encoding tryptophan-rich sensory protein → MVRFLLNLAAFLLMVAVNALANIIPFNGQTTGEISNRLHVLFTPAGYVFSIWGLIYLLTGIWVLRELPKKRRDLPLYTTTSGLFIWSSLLNTAWIFLWHFEFFFFTVVVMVLLLLTLIKLYTRIQAVDHSFWDILPFSVYLGWISVATIANISYVLTFYGWNGFGLSDVTWTVILLLSGTFLALFFRWKNHDWVYPLVFIWAFVGIGVKNQASTPTVAYIAYGLAAVILIGIFLFRNPKIET, encoded by the coding sequence TTGGTCCGTTTTTTGTTGAACCTTGCCGCATTTCTATTGATGGTAGCCGTCAACGCCTTGGCAAATATCATCCCTTTCAATGGACAGACAACAGGTGAAATATCGAACCGCCTCCATGTCCTGTTCACTCCGGCCGGCTATGTTTTTTCTATCTGGGGATTGATCTACCTTTTGACCGGGATCTGGGTCCTGAGAGAACTTCCGAAAAAGAGAAGGGATCTTCCTCTTTATACCACAACGAGCGGTCTATTCATTTGGAGCAGCCTCCTGAATACGGCTTGGATTTTCCTCTGGCATTTTGAATTTTTCTTTTTCACCGTCGTCGTCATGGTGCTGCTTCTATTGACCCTCATCAAGCTGTATACCCGCATCCAGGCAGTTGACCACTCCTTTTGGGATATTCTGCCCTTCTCGGTGTACCTGGGGTGGATCAGTGTTGCCACGATTGCGAACATCAGCTACGTCCTCACGTTTTATGGATGGAATGGATTCGGACTCTCAGATGTCACCTGGACCGTCATCCTGCTTTTGTCAGGGACATTCCTGGCCCTTTTCTTCAGATGGAAAAATCACGATTGGGTCTATCCGCTTGTATTCATTTGGGCTTTTGTCGGAATTGGCGTCAAAAATCAAGCAAGCACCCCGACAGTCGCTTACATCGCTTATGGACTGGCAGCGGTCATTCTGATCGGTATATTTCTCTTTCGCAACCCAAAAATTGAAACATAA